One window from the genome of Myxococcales bacterium encodes:
- a CDS encoding PilZ domain-containing protein — protein MSEQRIAKRIIVNAPVHFANIAQSDPVLHPSLAAVYSRVEASREHMGRQFSGTIRDISTNGAFVVGPPLPLLSRISLSFALDGIGQLEGVGWVMWRRDADCSFETASGTTFFAAGFGVLFEAMPLDGRAAIAALVHRQ, from the coding sequence ATGTCGGAACAACGCATCGCAAAACGCATCATCGTCAACGCGCCGGTCCATTTCGCCAATATCGCGCAAAGCGACCCCGTGCTCCATCCGTCGCTGGCGGCGGTTTACTCACGGGTCGAGGCGAGCCGCGAACACATGGGCCGCCAGTTCTCCGGCACCATCCGCGATATCTCAACCAATGGCGCCTTTGTGGTTGGGCCGCCGCTGCCGCTGCTGTCGCGCATTTCGTTGAGTTTTGCGCTCGACGGCATTGGCCAGCTCGAAGGCGTTGGCTGGGTCATGTGGCGCCGCGACGCCGACTGCTCCTTCGAAACCGCGAGCGGCACCACGTTTTTTGCCGCGGGGTTTGGGGTGCTGTTTGAGGCGATGCCGCTCGATGGACGGGCCGCCATCGCCGCCCTGGTGCACCGCCAGTAG